The proteins below are encoded in one region of Micromonospora sp. DSM 45708:
- a CDS encoding DUF3180 domain-containing protein, with amino-acid sequence MSTARPPQDPDRFRMGPTRVSTLVVAGLAAAAVAWLLISGFYYDFAPDLPWLPVVTLAGLAVLEGYAAANTRARVERRPGREPVNPLLVARFVVLAKASALAGAIFAGFYAGLVGWLFVERTNAAVGDRPAAVAGLVASLALVVAALWLERSCRVPEQEDDEDREPGDRETPRGRR; translated from the coding sequence ATGAGTACGGCCCGGCCCCCGCAGGACCCCGACCGCTTCCGGATGGGTCCGACCCGGGTCTCCACGCTGGTCGTGGCCGGTCTGGCCGCCGCGGCGGTGGCCTGGCTGCTGATCAGCGGTTTCTACTACGACTTCGCCCCGGACCTGCCGTGGCTGCCGGTGGTCACGCTGGCCGGGTTGGCCGTGCTGGAGGGCTACGCGGCGGCCAACACCCGCGCCCGGGTCGAGCGCCGGCCCGGCCGGGAGCCGGTGAATCCGCTCCTGGTCGCCCGCTTCGTGGTGCTCGCCAAGGCGTCCGCGCTGGCCGGGGCCATCTTCGCCGGCTTCTACGCGGGCCTGGTCGGCTGGCTCTTCGTGGAGCGGACCAACGCCGCCGTCGGCGACCGTCCGGCCGCGGTGGCCGGCCTGGTCGCCTCGCTGGCCCTGGTCGTGGCCGCGCTCTGGCTGGAGCGCTCGTGCCGGGTGCCCGAGCAGGAGGACGACGAGGACCGGGAGCCGGGCGACCGGGAGACGCCGCGCGGGCGCCGCTGA
- the folB gene encoding dihydroneopterin aldolase — MTDRIELTGLRAHGRHGVYDFERAQGQEFVVDAVLELDLGPAARSDEVTDTVHYGELAERLVAVLTGEPVNLIETLADRLLAVCLAEPLVVAATVTVHKPEAPIPHAFRDVAVTMRRTR, encoded by the coding sequence ATGACCGACCGGATCGAGCTGACCGGCCTGCGCGCGCACGGGCGGCACGGCGTCTACGACTTCGAGCGGGCCCAGGGGCAGGAGTTCGTGGTCGACGCCGTGCTCGAACTCGACCTGGGCCCGGCCGCCCGCTCCGACGAGGTGACCGACACCGTGCACTACGGCGAGTTGGCCGAGCGGCTGGTCGCCGTGCTCACCGGTGAGCCGGTGAACCTGATCGAGACGCTCGCCGACCGGCTGCTCGCGGTCTGCCTGGCCGAGCCGCTGGTCGTGGCCGCGACGGTGACCGTGCACAAGCCGGAGGCCCCGATCCCGCACGCCTTCCGCGACGTGGCCGTCACGATGCGGCGTACCCGGTGA
- a CDS encoding ABC transporter permease → MGYDESGRTAPPETSSGVPAAVLENVFDDPSHGEPGRDRIAVHVVWEFLLLAGLIAVTWLLWREDSDALRGGALKMLLVDVAGLGLLTLAAGLSLRAAAVNLAVGPVALAAALHFAEQGDRGLRDALLPALAVAAAGGLALALAVVVLHVPGWAASLAGAAGVIVWLERRTGPVAVQGDYDPRRTALYLFVGFAAVAVLGGLFGAIKPVRRLLGRFRPVADPARRRGAVAATVTALALVGSTVLAMLGGVLIAANGHGPVPPGTGLDWSVLAVGTVLLGGTSAYGRRGGIFGALLAVCLVVVFQVWADAHDWTISRWAVGGAVLGAGLVVTRLVETFGRPRPAGPAAGAPAPLRSPGDGTISGGWVMPPRPEPTDTWPSVLPVRDTDTPVDAWEAPRWESEPRRWDTDGR, encoded by the coding sequence ATGGGGTACGACGAGTCGGGCCGGACGGCGCCACCGGAGACGTCGTCCGGCGTGCCCGCCGCGGTGCTGGAGAACGTCTTCGACGACCCGTCCCACGGCGAGCCCGGCCGGGACCGGATCGCGGTGCACGTGGTCTGGGAGTTCCTGCTGCTGGCCGGCCTGATCGCGGTGACCTGGCTGCTCTGGCGCGAGGATTCGGACGCGTTGCGCGGCGGCGCGCTCAAGATGCTGCTGGTCGACGTGGCCGGGCTGGGCCTGCTCACGTTGGCCGCCGGCCTGAGCCTGCGGGCCGCCGCGGTGAACCTCGCGGTCGGTCCGGTCGCGCTGGCCGCCGCGTTGCACTTCGCCGAGCAGGGCGACCGGGGCCTGCGGGACGCGCTGCTGCCGGCGCTGGCGGTGGCGGCGGCCGGTGGGCTGGCGCTCGCCCTGGCCGTGGTGGTGCTGCACGTGCCCGGCTGGGCGGCGAGCCTGGCCGGCGCGGCCGGTGTGATCGTCTGGCTGGAGCGGCGGACCGGCCCGGTCGCGGTCCAGGGCGACTACGACCCCCGCCGCACCGCGCTCTACCTCTTCGTCGGGTTCGCCGCGGTGGCCGTCCTCGGTGGTCTGTTCGGCGCGATCAAACCGGTACGCCGGCTGCTCGGCCGGTTCCGTCCGGTCGCCGACCCGGCGCGGCGGCGGGGCGCGGTGGCCGCCACGGTGACCGCGCTGGCGCTCGTCGGCTCCACCGTGCTGGCGATGCTCGGCGGGGTGCTGATCGCCGCGAACGGGCACGGCCCGGTCCCGCCGGGCACCGGGCTGGACTGGTCCGTGCTGGCGGTCGGCACCGTGCTGCTCGGCGGCACCAGCGCGTACGGCCGGCGCGGCGGCATCTTCGGCGCCCTGCTGGCGGTCTGCCTGGTGGTGGTGTTCCAGGTCTGGGCCGACGCGCACGACTGGACGATCAGCCGGTGGGCGGTGGGCGGCGCCGTCCTCGGTGCCGGGCTGGTGGTCACCCGACTGGTGGAGACGTTCGGCCGGCCCCGCCCGGCCGGGCCCGCCGCGGGCGCGCCCGCACCGCTCCGGTCGCCCGGCGACGGCACGATCAGCGGCGGTTGGGTGATGCCGCCGAGGCCCGAGCCGACCGACACCTGGCCGTCGGTGCTGCCGGTACGGGACACCGACACCCCGGTCGACGCCTGGGAGGCGCCGCGCTGGGAGAGCGAGCCACGACGGTGGGACACCGACGGCCGCTGA
- a CDS encoding ABC transporter ATP-binding protein translates to MDVTPGAPAGHGAASITLERIRKRYPDGTEAVRELSLEVQAGELVVLIGPSGCGKSTVLRMINRLIEPTDGRILLGDDDVTRVDPVTLRRRIGYVIQNVGLFPHQTVATNVATVPGLLGWSRERTRARVGELLELVGLDPAQFGKRYPHELSGGQRQRVGVARALAADPVVLLMDEPFSAVDPIVRTRLQEEFLRLQAEVRKTIVLVTHDLDEAVRLGDRIAVLSEGGVLEQYDRPAALLGSPASAFVREFVGADRGIRQLAVTPVTRAVLDPLPAGDADGLPTVPLGSSAYDALGTLLTAGADRAVVTEDGRPLGLLARTRVLTLGAVD, encoded by the coding sequence GTGGACGTTACCCCGGGGGCCCCCGCCGGTCACGGCGCCGCCTCGATCACGCTGGAGCGCATCCGCAAGCGCTATCCGGACGGCACCGAGGCGGTCCGCGAGCTGAGCCTGGAGGTCCAGGCAGGCGAGCTGGTGGTGCTGATCGGCCCGTCCGGCTGCGGCAAGTCCACCGTGCTGCGGATGATCAACCGGTTGATCGAGCCGACCGACGGGCGGATCCTACTCGGCGACGACGACGTCACCCGGGTCGACCCGGTGACGCTGCGCCGTCGCATCGGCTACGTGATCCAGAACGTCGGTCTCTTCCCGCACCAGACCGTGGCCACCAACGTGGCGACCGTGCCGGGGCTGCTGGGCTGGTCCCGGGAACGGACCCGGGCCCGGGTCGGTGAGCTGCTGGAGCTGGTCGGGCTCGACCCGGCGCAGTTCGGCAAGCGCTACCCGCACGAGCTCTCCGGCGGCCAGCGGCAACGGGTGGGGGTCGCGCGGGCGCTCGCCGCCGACCCGGTGGTACTGCTGATGGACGAGCCGTTCTCGGCCGTCGACCCGATCGTCCGGACCCGGTTGCAGGAGGAGTTCCTCCGGTTGCAGGCCGAGGTCCGCAAGACCATCGTGCTGGTCACCCACGACCTCGACGAGGCGGTCCGGCTGGGCGACCGGATCGCGGTGCTGTCCGAGGGCGGCGTCCTGGAGCAGTACGACCGGCCCGCCGCGCTGCTCGGCTCGCCCGCCTCGGCGTTCGTCCGCGAGTTCGTCGGCGCCGACCGGGGCATCCGGCAGCTCGCGGTCACCCCGGTGACCCGCGCGGTACTCGACCCGCTCCCGGCCGGCGACGCCGACGGCCTGCCCACGGTGCCGCTGGGCAGCTCGGCCTACGACGCGCTGGGCACGCTGCTCACCGCCGGCGCCGACCGGGCGGTGGTCACCGAGGACGGCCGCCCCCTGGGGCTCCTCGCCCGGACCCGGGTGCTGACCCTGGGCGCGGTCGACTGA
- the folK gene encoding 2-amino-4-hydroxy-6-hydroxymethyldihydropteridine diphosphokinase, translating into MTRAVLSIGSNLGDRLDHLRGAVAALGDGVLLVSGVYETPPWGDAEQPAYLNAAVMVADPAAAPEDWLARARAAEAAAGRTRDPARRYGPRTLDVDVIAVWDAAGQPVLSDDPELTLPHPRAHLRAFVLRPWIDIEPHGRLPGHGWLTDLLNAEPLAADALELSPRPDLTLESDA; encoded by the coding sequence GTGACCCGGGCCGTGCTGTCGATCGGCAGCAACCTCGGCGACCGCCTCGACCACCTGCGCGGCGCGGTGGCCGCGCTCGGCGACGGCGTGCTGCTGGTCTCCGGCGTCTACGAGACTCCACCGTGGGGGGACGCGGAGCAGCCCGCGTACCTGAACGCCGCGGTGATGGTCGCGGACCCGGCGGCGGCGCCGGAGGACTGGCTGGCACGGGCCCGGGCCGCCGAGGCGGCGGCCGGCCGGACCCGCGACCCGGCGCGGCGGTACGGGCCGCGCACGCTCGACGTGGACGTGATCGCGGTCTGGGACGCCGCCGGGCAGCCGGTGCTCAGCGACGATCCCGAGCTGACCCTGCCGCACCCCCGGGCGCACCTGCGGGCGTTCGTGCTGCGGCCGTGGATCGACATCGAGCCGCACGGCCGGCTGCCCGGGCACGGCTGGCTGACCGACCTGCTCAACGCCGAGCCGCTGGCCGCCGACGCCCTGGAACTGAGCCCACGGCCCGATCTGACGCTAGAGTCGGACGCATGA